TTCATTGCTTATTGGTTATTGATCAGTTATGTTCTTTGCTTGTcttcttttagaaatttaatttaaaaatttgtattgatgataattatatgttTGTAGGTTTGGGTATGACAAGTCGAGCTTGTCTAGGAAGATTACCAAGATTTTAAAGAACAAGTTTAATAAGCCTTTCTACAGCTGGACTCGTGTGCCTAGAGACAGACAAGAACGCTACTTTCTGGAATTTGCCGTAAGTTTCTCTGTCTCTTCTCTGTCTTTGAGTTATTATAGTTATTAAGTAAGTGGTGTTGACTGGTGTTGTGCAACTCACCATCCATGTTAACTTGTCTTTTTTGAACAAGTTTATTACACactgtttttttaattctttggTTTTTGATGGCTAACTAGTATCTTCTATGTTCATTTGTAGAAAACTCACACATGGGATCCATCATTGACTGGTGTTGTGCAAGAACATTTCGAGGCCATTGCTCTTCTACGAATGAAAGACATGGTCAGCGAAGTAAGGACATCTCGGCAGCAGCCTAATTGGATAGGCGACACACTCTGGAAACTAATGACCGACTATTGGGACACTGACGCTGCGGTTGCAAAGAGTGCTACAGCATCAGCATCTAGAATGTCTGACCGTCAAGGTCTTGGCTTTCACACACATAACTCTGGCCAGAAGTCTTATATGCAGCTCCACCAAGAGATGGTGAGTCCCTACTTCTTATCTGTTCATTGTGATAAGTCTGTTTggtttttaaacattttatactGATCTTTTCTTCCATTTTACTTCAGGTTGTTGAATTGGGAAGACCAGTGAGCTTTGGTGAAGTATTCATCAGAGCTCATACAAAGTCAGATGGAACCTTTAGTGATTTCAAAGCTAAACAAGTTATTGAGGCTTTCAAGAAGCAAAAAGAAGCTAAGTTGGCCACCCTTGAGACTGATGATCACACCGAGACTGGGCAGCATCCACCACTATCAATAGAAGAGGAGAATGAGCTGTTTATTCAGGTTGGGTTTCTTACTCaacattttcttttttgcaTTCATAATAGTCTCTCACTTGTTATTGATTGTCTTGCTTGTTATTGCTTGTTATAGGCCACTTTCACCAATGACAGGGGGCAAATTTATGGCCTTGGAAGCTTGAAGAACCAACTTAATGAAGTGGCATATGACCCAAGAAGCTTGTCCTCTTTCATCCAAATGCAGCAGCAACTTGAAGAAGCTCAACGTCAAATCAAAGAACAAGctgctcttcttgcaaaggCTGAGGAAGATCGTGCCCaagctgctgctgctgcggCAATGGTTGAGGAAGAGCGTTCCAGAGTTATAGCTACTCAGCAAGCTACGATCGATGAGTTGTTAATGGTTCGGAAGTACATCGCCACCACAGACCAGAGATTCTTGGACTTCATCTCCAAAGAAACAGCTTCATCTGATCCCCATCATGTTTAGGTCTTTCCCTTCTCCTATGTGAAAAACTACCTTTTGGATGTGTGAAACTTGTAAACTCTTTGGAGTTCTTTCTGTTTGAAATTTGATTACTCCTAAGTTATGGAGTTCTTTTGTTTGTGTATggtatttaaaacttttatgatttCAAAATCGTTTTTAGTAGTACTAATAGCAGATTTAAATAACAAATCATGGACAAGAAAAACAATACaccaaaatcatatatttaacagccaaaaaaatatggtaattaGTCGCATATCAGTCGCGAAATCAGTCGTAAATTTTAAGCATATCAGTCGCTAATCAGTCGTGATTCGGTAGCAGTAATATACCGACTGTTTTCCTACAGAGATAGTTAGTCACTAAGTCAGTCGTGTAATCAGTCGCTAAATGCAGTCGTTAAACTCAGTCGTTAAATTCAGTCGCTAAACGCAGTCGTTAAATTCAGTCAGTAAGCCGTCGTAGAATAGTCACTAAATAAGTCGTAAATCAGTCGCCAAATGCCCTACTAATTACCGACTGAAGTTACGACTGATCATAATAGTCGTCAAACAGTCGCTAAATACCGACTGTTTTACGACTAAAATATTTAGCGACGAGGTATATTACGACGACTCTTATCAGTCGTTAATCAGTCGGAAATGACCATTTACCGACTGAATACCGACTAATACCGTAGTCGGAAACgacctgttttcttgtagtgtgtggCGGGGGGAAGCTATCCACCTCTTTTCGATCATCACAGtccaatgaaaatatataagaatatggAAAGTCTTTTGATAAATAATAACATGGACAATCTTTTAGCACGATGAG
The sequence above is drawn from the Brassica napus cultivar Da-Ae chromosome A8, Da-Ae, whole genome shotgun sequence genome and encodes:
- the LOC125577282 gene encoding uncharacterized protein LOC125577282, which translates into the protein MKDMVSEVRTSRQQPNWIGDTLWKLMTDYWDTDAAVAKSATASASRMSDRQGLGFHTHNSGQKSYMQLHQEMVVELGRPVSFGEVFIRAHTKSDGTFSDFKAKQVIEAFKKQKEAKLATLETDDHTETGQHPPLSIEEENELFIQATFTNDRGQIYGLGSLKNQLNEVAYDPRSLSSFIQMQQQLEEAQRQIKEQAALLAKAEEDRAQAAAAAAMVEEERSRVIATQQATIDELLMVRKYIATTDQRFLDFISKETASSDPHHV